A window of Lepus europaeus isolate LE1 chromosome 11, mLepTim1.pri, whole genome shotgun sequence contains these coding sequences:
- the NSMCE3 gene encoding non-structural maintenance of chromosomes element 3 homolog, producing the protein MLQKARSRGRSGSQADRDGGRGAAEETPSTSRGPGGSQEALRAPQVGPRTQRQLELKVAELVQFLLVRDQKKIPVKRTDIAKHVLGDYKDVLPDLLRLAGERLQYVFGYRLAELEPRSNAYVLVNTLEPVEEDAALRGDQGTPTTGLLMIVLGLIFMKGNAVKETEVWDFLRRLGVHPTKRHVVFGDPKKLLTEDFVRQRYLEYRRIPHTDPVDYEFQWGPRTSLETSKMKVLKFVAKVHNQDPKDWPAQYCEALADEESRARPQAQPGGPAATC; encoded by the coding sequence ATGTTGCAGAAAGCCCGGAGCCGGGGCCGGTCCGGTTCCCAGGCCGACAGGGATGGGGGCCGCGGCGCCGCCGAGGAGACACCGAGCACGTCCCGCGGGCCGGGCGGCTCGCAGGAGGCGCTGCGCGCGCCGCAGGTCGGGCCCAGGACGCAGAGGCAGCTGGAGCTGAAGGTGGCGGAGCTGGTGCAGTTCCTGCTGGTCAGGGACCAGAAGAAGATCCCCGTCAAGCGCACGGACATCGCGAAGCACGTGCTGGGGGACTACAAGGACGTGCTGCCGGACCTGCTGCGGCTGGCCGGCGAGCGGCTGCAGTACGTGTTCGGCTACAGGCTGGCGGAGCTGGAGCCCCGGAGCAACGCGTACGTCCTGGTGAACACGCTGGAGCCGGTGGAGGAGGACGCGGCGCTGCGGGGCGACCAGGGCACGCCCACCACGGGCCTGCTCATGATCGTGCTGGGGCTCATCTTCATGAAGGGCAACGCCGTGAAGGAGACGGAGGTGTGGGACTTCCTGCGGCGGCTGGGCGTGCACCCCACCAAGCGGCACGTGGTCTTCGGGGACCCCAAGAAGCTGCTCACCGAGGACTTCGTGCGGCAGCGCTACCTGGAGTACCGGCGGATCCCGCACACGGACCCCGTGGACTACGAGTTCCAGTGGGGCCCGCGCACCAGCCTGGAGACCAGCAAGATGAAGGTGCTCAAGTTCGTGGCCAAAGTCCACAACCAGGACCCCAAGGACTGGCCGGCGCAGTACTGCGAGGCCCTGGCGGACGAGGAGAGCcgggccaggccccaggcccagcccggcGGGCCGGCCGCCACCTGCTGA